Proteins encoded by one window of Clostridium perfringens:
- a CDS encoding PrkA family serine protein kinase, translated as MDFKEFIKSDREKHNKQKFKGTFLDYLEIVKNNPDVAKLSHKRIYDLIMDKGFEILRPEENAKIKKIYGNEKIKRYNFFKEDFYGIDTVVMKLMNYFHSASMRGEEARQVLYLVGPVGAGKSSLVESIKRVLETAPPVYVLEGCPMHEEPLHLIPKHLRKEFEDMLGVEIEGDLCPVCKYRLLNEFGGEYEKFPVSTKNFSIRSRKGIGVVPPVDPNNQDTSILTGSIDISKMDMYPEDDPRIFSLNGAFNVGNRGLVEFIEVFKNDVEYLHTIITATQEKSIPSPGKGSMIYFDGLIIAHSNEAEWNKFKSDHTNEAILDRIVKIEVPYCLELSEEIKIYEKILKKSNFDAHIAPHTMEIASMFAILTRLLPSMKVDPITKLKLYNGEEIVEKGTTKRIDVLELKEEAGTMEGMKGISTRFIIKAIDNALSNAEHKCINPLSVMESIIKSVKDMDISQEDKKKYLGYIQDTIRKEYNKILEKEITKAFIHSFKEQAESLFNNYIDNAEAYVNKTKLKDSSTSEELEPDEEFMRSIEEQIGISESSSKGFRADVTSYMFYIVRSGGKMDYRSYEPLKEAIEKKLTASVKDLSRIITKSRVRDKDQDRKYNSMVNQMEKNGYCPHCCDVILKYAANNLWKD; from the coding sequence ATGGATTTTAAAGAGTTTATAAAAAGTGATAGGGAAAAACATAATAAGCAGAAGTTTAAGGGAACATTTCTTGATTATTTAGAAATTGTAAAAAATAATCCTGATGTTGCAAAACTTTCTCATAAAAGGATTTATGATCTTATTATGGATAAGGGCTTTGAAATATTAAGACCTGAGGAAAATGCAAAAATTAAAAAGATATATGGGAATGAAAAAATAAAGAGATATAACTTTTTTAAAGAAGACTTTTATGGAATTGATACAGTTGTTATGAAATTAATGAATTATTTTCATTCAGCTTCAATGAGGGGAGAAGAAGCAAGACAAGTATTATACTTAGTAGGACCTGTGGGAGCAGGTAAATCCTCTTTAGTAGAATCAATTAAAAGAGTTTTAGAAACAGCACCGCCAGTATATGTTTTAGAGGGATGTCCTATGCATGAAGAGCCACTGCATTTAATACCTAAACATTTAAGAAAAGAATTTGAGGATATGTTAGGTGTTGAGATTGAAGGAGATTTATGTCCAGTTTGTAAGTATAGATTATTAAATGAATTTGGTGGAGAATATGAAAAGTTTCCAGTTTCAACAAAGAATTTTTCAATTCGTTCTAGAAAAGGAATTGGAGTTGTACCTCCAGTAGATCCTAATAATCAAGATACCTCAATTTTAACAGGATCTATTGATATTTCTAAAATGGACATGTATCCAGAGGATGATCCAAGAATATTTTCATTAAATGGTGCATTTAATGTTGGTAATAGAGGGTTAGTTGAATTTATTGAAGTATTTAAAAATGATGTGGAATATTTACACACCATAATAACTGCAACTCAAGAAAAATCTATTCCTTCACCAGGTAAGGGATCAATGATTTATTTTGATGGACTTATAATAGCTCATTCTAATGAAGCTGAGTGGAATAAATTTAAATCAGATCATACTAATGAAGCAATCTTAGATAGAATAGTAAAAATTGAAGTTCCATATTGTTTAGAGCTTAGTGAAGAAATTAAAATTTATGAAAAAATATTAAAGAAATCTAATTTTGATGCTCATATAGCTCCTCATACTATGGAAATTGCTTCAATGTTTGCTATATTAACAAGATTACTTCCTTCTATGAAAGTTGATCCAATTACTAAACTTAAACTTTATAATGGAGAGGAAATTGTTGAAAAGGGAACAACTAAGAGAATTGATGTTTTAGAGTTAAAAGAAGAAGCTGGAACCATGGAAGGCATGAAGGGAATTTCAACAAGATTTATTATAAAGGCAATAGATAATGCTCTATCAAATGCAGAGCATAAGTGTATAAATCCATTAAGCGTTATGGAAAGTATAATAAAATCTGTTAAGGATATGGATATATCTCAAGAGGATAAGAAGAAATATTTAGGATATATTCAAGATACCATAAGAAAAGAATATAATAAGATTCTTGAAAAAGAAATTACAAAGGCATTTATTCACTCTTTTAAGGAGCAAGCAGAAAGTTTATTTAATAATTATATAGATAATGCAGAGGCTTATGTAAATAAAACAAAACTTAAGGATTCTTCAACTAGTGAAGAGTTAGAGCCAGATGAAGAATTTATGAGAAGCATAGAGGAACAAATAGGAATATCAGAATCTTCTTCCAAGGGATTTAGGGCAGATGTAACATCATATATGTTCTATATAGTTAGAAGTGGCGGAAAAATGGACTATAGATCTTATGAACCACTAAAAGAAGCTATTGAAAAGAAACTAACAGCTTCAGTTAAGGATTTATCAAGAATAATAACTAAATCTAGAGTAAGAGATAAAGATCAAGATAGAAAGTATAATTCAATGGTAAATCAAATGGAGAAAAATGGTTATTGTCCACATTGCTGCGATGTAATATTAAAATATGCAGCTAATAACCTATGGAAGGATTAA
- a CDS encoding amino acid ABC transporter ATP-binding protein yields the protein MIEIKNLEKSFKGNKILENISFTLKEGEILTLLGPSGAGKTTILRILNGLETCDFGDITLDSLKICEKGIYKDSKAQKEIHKKIGLVFQTFNLFPHMNILENLILAPMHTLNLSLEEATKKALQILSKLSLEDKAKSYPCELSGGQKQRVAISRALMLNPKYICFDEPTSALDPSLTKDVSNIIKSLAKENIGVLIITHDMEFAKEVSSRIIKLDSGKILEDIPSKEFWI from the coding sequence ATGATAGAAATAAAAAACTTAGAGAAATCCTTTAAGGGTAATAAAATATTAGAAAACATCTCCTTTACTCTTAAGGAAGGAGAAATATTAACCTTACTAGGCCCCTCTGGAGCTGGTAAAACAACAATACTTAGAATTTTAAATGGACTTGAAACCTGTGACTTTGGAGATATAACCTTAGATTCTTTAAAAATTTGCGAAAAGGGAATATATAAAGATTCCAAAGCACAAAAGGAAATTCACAAAAAAATAGGACTAGTATTTCAAACATTTAACCTTTTTCCTCATATGAATATTTTAGAAAACTTAATTTTAGCTCCAATGCACACTCTAAACCTTTCTCTAGAAGAGGCTACTAAAAAAGCATTACAAATTCTTTCTAAACTTTCTTTAGAAGATAAAGCTAAATCTTACCCTTGTGAACTATCAGGTGGGCAAAAACAAAGAGTTGCCATTTCTAGAGCTTTAATGTTAAACCCTAAATATATATGTTTTGATGAACCTACCTCAGCCTTAGACCCATCTTTAACTAAGGATGTTTCAAATATTATAAAATCCTTAGCTAAGGAAAATATTGGAGTATTAATAATAACCCATGATATGGAATTTGCAAAAGAGGTCTCTTCAAGAATTATAAAATTAGATTCTGGGAAAATATTAGAGGATATACCTTCAAAAGAATTTTGGATCTAA
- a CDS encoding YegS/Rv2252/BmrU family lipid kinase, with product MKKVRFIYNPYSGENAILKELDKIITMHQDKGYTIVPYRIQRGVDVINALDIVDSTYEYILIAGGDGTIDTVVNAMKKRGIEIPIGIIPVGTANDFAKHLGMPQDAGACVEQILDSYAVGVDLGKVNDNYFVNVLSTGLFTDVSQKTDTNLKNTIGKLAYYLKGLEELPNFRKLDVKITANGKVFNEPIYLMLVFNGQTAGNFKLATKAKVQDGLLDIVIFKACHIPELIPMFIKVLKGEHLEDSRIEYIRTDELLIESDEEIVTDIDGERGPDFPLRVQCIKDGIQVLGINK from the coding sequence TTGAAGAAAGTAAGATTTATATATAACCCATATTCGGGAGAGAATGCTATTTTAAAGGAACTTGATAAAATAATCACTATGCATCAAGATAAGGGATATACTATAGTTCCCTATAGAATTCAAAGGGGAGTAGATGTAATAAATGCTCTAGATATAGTAGATTCTACTTATGAATACATACTGATTGCAGGTGGAGATGGAACTATAGACACTGTTGTAAATGCTATGAAAAAAAGAGGAATAGAAATTCCAATAGGAATTATTCCAGTGGGAACAGCAAATGACTTTGCAAAACATTTAGGTATGCCTCAAGATGCAGGTGCATGTGTTGAGCAAATATTAGATTCTTATGCAGTTGGAGTAGACCTAGGTAAGGTAAATGATAATTACTTTGTAAATGTATTATCTACAGGATTATTTACTGATGTATCTCAAAAAACAGATACAAATTTAAAAAATACAATAGGTAAATTAGCATATTATTTAAAAGGTTTAGAAGAATTGCCTAACTTTAGAAAACTAGATGTTAAAATAACTGCTAATGGCAAGGTATTTAATGAGCCTATATATTTAATGCTTGTGTTTAATGGTCAAACAGCAGGAAACTTTAAATTAGCAACTAAGGCTAAGGTTCAGGATGGACTTTTAGATATAGTTATATTTAAGGCTTGTCATATTCCAGAATTAATACCTATGTTTATAAAGGTATTAAAGGGAGAACACTTAGAAGATTCTAGAATTGAGTATATAAGAACAGATGAGCTTCTTATAGAGTCTGATGAGGAAATAGTTACAGATATAGATGGAGAGAGAGGGCCAGATTTCCCATTAAGAGTTCAATGTATTAAAGATGGAATACAAGTTTTAGGAATAAATAAGTAA
- the pssA gene encoding CDP-diacylglycerol--serine O-phosphatidyltransferase encodes MRKSSIPNIFTFINLSFGILSLLATFKSEYLLAAIFILLAGLVDRYDGRVARYLNVSSDLGKELDSLADLVSFGVAPSVLTFVFYNFESLGPMGIIGYALLLCFPICGAFRLARYNATEFDGVFRGVPITIAGAVVALFILLSIKFTLNILFPVVILVVFSYLMVSNLQLKKF; translated from the coding sequence ATGAGAAAAAGTAGTATACCAAATATATTTACTTTTATAAACCTATCTTTTGGTATATTATCATTATTAGCAACATTTAAATCAGAGTATTTATTAGCAGCAATATTTATACTTCTTGCTGGATTAGTTGATAGATATGACGGAAGAGTTGCTCGTTATTTAAATGTTTCTAGTGATCTTGGTAAGGAACTAGATTCTTTAGCGGATTTAGTATCATTTGGTGTGGCACCATCAGTATTAACTTTTGTATTTTATAATTTTGAATCTTTAGGTCCTATGGGAATTATAGGTTATGCATTATTACTTTGCTTCCCTATTTGTGGAGCTTTCAGATTAGCTAGATACAATGCAACTGAATTTGACGGTGTATTTAGAGGAGTACCTATAACTATTGCTGGAGCTGTTGTTGCTTTATTTATTTTATTATCAATAAAGTTTACTTTAAATATTTTATTCCCAGTAGTAATTTTAGTTGTATTCTCTTACTTAATGGTTAGTAATTTACAATTAAAGAAATTTTAA
- a CDS encoding SpoVR family protein, which yields MDYNLKDLEGWNNKIEEIAKSEGLDYYPQEYEIIGYNEMLSYEAYVGMPSKYPHWSYGKAYEKNKTLYSLNMTGLPYEMVINSNPCLAYLMKDNTLLLQILTMAHVYGHNDFFKNNRLFKEGTDANNALEMFKLDADTIRGYINDPSIGYSQVERILDSAHSIRYQVPRVIGEKRESQDEQRKRVLEIFNKKKENRGILDSMEEILPPDISKIPLNPDDDIIQFIIDYSNLEEWEKNILKIVRRESLYFLPQIETKIMNEGWASYWHYNILKKLNLPQGLHLEFLKRHNDVVAPVSYGLNPYYIGFRIFQDIEKRYGREKIFEVRALERDNSFIRKYLTRELCEELNLFQYVKKGFDYVVEEVSDDLGWKSIRNLIADECGVSSIPHIRVRELNKKDMTLNLEHVFDGRELEANYAKKTLKYINILWGRKVNLSSKGKDGSDILFMCDE from the coding sequence ATGGATTATAATTTAAAAGATTTAGAAGGATGGAACAATAAGATAGAAGAAATAGCAAAGAGTGAAGGACTAGATTATTATCCTCAGGAATATGAAATTATAGGCTATAATGAAATGCTAAGTTATGAAGCATATGTAGGAATGCCTTCTAAATATCCACATTGGAGTTATGGTAAGGCTTATGAAAAGAATAAAACCTTATATTCATTAAATATGACAGGATTACCATATGAGATGGTTATAAATTCTAATCCTTGCCTAGCTTATTTAATGAAGGATAACACTTTATTGCTTCAAATATTAACTATGGCTCATGTATATGGTCATAATGATTTCTTTAAAAATAATAGATTGTTTAAAGAAGGAACAGATGCAAATAATGCTTTAGAAATGTTTAAGCTAGATGCAGATACTATAAGAGGATATATAAATGATCCAAGTATAGGTTATAGCCAAGTTGAAAGAATATTAGATTCTGCTCATTCCATAAGATATCAAGTGCCAAGGGTTATAGGTGAAAAGAGGGAGTCGCAAGATGAGCAGAGAAAAAGAGTATTAGAGATATTTAATAAGAAAAAAGAAAATAGAGGTATTTTAGACTCTATGGAAGAAATACTTCCTCCTGATATAAGTAAAATTCCACTTAATCCAGATGATGATATTATTCAGTTTATAATAGACTATAGTAATTTAGAAGAGTGGGAAAAAAATATTCTAAAAATAGTTAGAAGAGAAAGCTTATACTTTTTACCACAAATAGAGACTAAGATAATGAATGAAGGCTGGGCAAGTTATTGGCATTATAATATTTTGAAAAAGTTAAATTTACCACAGGGACTTCATTTAGAGTTTTTAAAAAGACATAATGATGTTGTGGCTCCTGTTTCTTATGGACTTAACCCTTATTATATAGGTTTTAGAATTTTTCAGGATATAGAAAAAAGGTATGGCAGAGAAAAGATCTTTGAAGTAAGAGCATTAGAAAGAGATAATTCCTTTATAAGAAAATATTTAACTAGGGAGCTTTGTGAGGAGCTTAATTTATTCCAGTATGTTAAAAAGGGATTTGATTATGTTGTAGAGGAAGTTTCTGATGATTTAGGATGGAAGAGTATTAGGAATCTTATTGCAGATGAATGCGGTGTAAGCTCTATTCCACATATTAGAGTTAGAGAGCTAAATAAAAAAGATATGACTTTAAATTTAGAGCATGTTTTTGATGGAAGAGAATTAGAAGCTAATTATGCAAAGAAAACCTTAAAGTATATAAATATTTTATGGGGAAGAAAGGTAAATTTAAGTAGTAAGGGTAAAGATGGGTCAGATATATTATTTATGTGTGATGAATAG
- a CDS encoding rubrerythrin family protein — protein sequence MKSLKGSQTEKNLYKTFAGECRARTKYNLFAEEAREEEQHWIADIFDETAKNEYAHAREVFRRFLGNVGDIADNLMVAAMGESDEFKEIYKEFEETARSEGYEEIADFFKELREVEESHNERYMDFYDKIKSKSLYSSKEPVKWVCTNCGYIHEGKEAPMNCPLCRFPQGYFRLLNEC from the coding sequence ATGAAAAGTTTAAAAGGATCTCAAACTGAAAAAAATCTTTACAAAACCTTTGCAGGAGAATGTCGTGCTCGAACAAAATATAATTTATTTGCTGAAGAGGCAAGAGAGGAAGAACAACATTGGATAGCAGATATCTTTGATGAAACTGCTAAGAATGAATATGCTCATGCTAGAGAAGTTTTTAGAAGATTTTTAGGTAATGTAGGAGATATAGCAGATAACCTTATGGTAGCAGCTATGGGGGAAAGTGATGAATTTAAAGAAATATATAAAGAGTTTGAAGAAACAGCACGTAGTGAAGGCTATGAGGAAATAGCAGACTTTTTTAAGGAACTTAGAGAGGTAGAGGAATCTCATAATGAAAGATATATGGACTTTTATGATAAGATTAAATCAAAAAGTTTATATTCATCAAAAGAACCTGTGAAATGGGTATGTACAAATTGTGGATATATCCATGAAGGAAAGGAAGCTCCAATGAATTGTCCTCTATGTAGATTCCCTCAAGGATACTTTAGACTTTTAAATGAATGTTAG
- the yhbH gene encoding sporulation protein YhbH has protein sequence MAIFRDQAENHVEHDRSIEDRRRHRQLVEKSIKENLGDILSEESIIGETKNKKYKIPIRGIKEYQFIYGANNKGVTTGTGEERRGDRISSDKRKAISNNKAGNQEGKDIYETEITLEELMDYIVEDLDLPNLDRKKYSEIIVESAAKKRGYQKYGVRPRLAKKKTVMCKIARKQGKKRALREIGEEAEIGRFPFREDDLRYYKVKKHPKKESNAVMIFIMDVSGSMDNTKKYLARSFFFVLSRFIRRKYNNVAFEFISHTTTAKNVNEYEFFHKGESGGTYISSGINAAIDLIKEKYNPGVWNIYPFYASDGDNWSEDNEKAMEAVNEISDLSNMFGYIELLPSTYSTTMFYRFKKEISKKNFVSVTVKEKKDLWNAIKYMLSEELQEKNKE, from the coding sequence ATGGCCATATTTAGAGATCAAGCAGAAAACCATGTAGAACATGATAGATCTATAGAGGATAGAAGACGTCACAGGCAGTTAGTAGAAAAATCTATTAAAGAAAATTTAGGAGATATACTTTCAGAGGAGAGCATAATTGGAGAAACTAAAAATAAAAAATATAAAATTCCTATTAGAGGAATAAAGGAATATCAATTTATTTATGGTGCAAATAATAAAGGGGTCACAACAGGTACTGGAGAAGAAAGACGAGGGGATAGAATTTCTAGTGATAAGAGAAAAGCTATTTCTAATAATAAAGCAGGAAATCAGGAGGGAAAGGATATATATGAAACTGAGATAACCTTAGAGGAACTTATGGATTATATAGTTGAGGATCTTGATTTACCTAACTTAGATAGGAAGAAGTACTCTGAAATAATAGTTGAAAGTGCAGCTAAAAAAAGAGGATATCAAAAATATGGTGTAAGGCCAAGGCTTGCAAAGAAAAAAACTGTTATGTGTAAAATAGCTAGAAAACAAGGAAAAAAAAGAGCATTGCGTGAAATAGGAGAAGAAGCGGAAATAGGAAGATTTCCTTTTAGAGAAGATGACTTAAGATATTATAAAGTGAAAAAACATCCTAAAAAAGAAAGCAATGCTGTAATGATTTTTATAATGGACGTTTCAGGTTCTATGGATAACACTAAAAAATATTTAGCTAGATCATTTTTCTTTGTTTTATCTAGGTTTATAAGGAGAAAATATAATAATGTAGCCTTTGAATTCATATCTCATACTACTACAGCTAAGAATGTTAATGAATATGAGTTTTTCCACAAAGGGGAATCTGGAGGAACGTATATATCTTCGGGAATAAATGCTGCCATAGATTTAATAAAAGAAAAGTATAACCCAGGCGTTTGGAATATATATCCTTTCTATGCTTCAGACGGCGATAACTGGAGTGAGGATAATGAAAAGGCTATGGAAGCTGTAAATGAAATTTCAGATTTAAGTAATATGTTTGGATATATAGAGCTTTTACCATCCACTTATTCCACTACAATGTTCTACAGATTTAAAAAAGAAATAAGTAAGAAAAATTTTGTCTCTGTAACTGTAAAGGAAAAGAAGGATCTGTGGAATGCTATAAAATATATGCTATCTGAAGAACTACAGGAAAAGAATAAGGAATGA